One window of Ralstonia pickettii DTP0602 genomic DNA carries:
- a CDS encoding hypothetical protein (K01154: hsdS; type I restriction enzyme, S subunit [EC:3.1.21.3]), producing the protein MLTGWNTKKLGELLDVQNGFAFESDKFSEIQGMPLIRIRDLKNGSDTAIRFNGEFDDKYVVRAGELLIGMDGEFRCYRWSGDDSLLNQRVCRLIDFSNEIEPEFVGFGINAHLKRIEDATPYVTVKHLSAKSIRGIDFTFPARDEQRRIVARIKACMERVEEIERLRRETFQEATAVLPSVLNEVFASQANIAPVMTIGEISTETRYGTSQKCHTEATGTPILRIPNVAQGAVNFDDLKYCNLTKADEDRVRLSSGDLLFVRTNGSRDLVGRCAVFNGEGLGHSFGFASYLIRVRVDTTKVLPRYLAYFLNSTNGRAEIDSRRRTSAGQFNINSENLRSIPFPVPAIAEQARLLEQMEQREAQAAQLVAELSAVMSESGAMREAILRKAFAGEL; encoded by the coding sequence ATGCTGACTGGCTGGAATACCAAGAAGCTTGGCGAGCTACTTGATGTACAGAATGGCTTTGCCTTTGAGTCGGATAAGTTTTCCGAGATCCAAGGGATGCCGCTAATCCGTATTCGTGATCTGAAGAATGGCTCTGATACAGCCATTCGATTTAATGGGGAGTTCGACGACAAATACGTCGTTCGCGCGGGGGAGCTCCTGATCGGTATGGACGGCGAATTCCGCTGCTATCGGTGGTCCGGCGACGATAGCCTTCTGAATCAGCGAGTTTGTAGACTCATTGATTTTTCAAATGAAATCGAACCGGAGTTTGTAGGGTTTGGCATCAATGCGCACCTTAAGCGAATTGAAGACGCAACGCCATATGTGACGGTTAAACACCTTTCGGCCAAATCCATTCGTGGAATTGATTTCACCTTTCCAGCGCGAGACGAGCAACGCCGCATCGTCGCCCGCATAAAGGCGTGTATGGAGAGGGTGGAGGAAATTGAGAGGCTCAGGCGCGAGACCTTTCAAGAAGCAACGGCCGTCTTACCCTCTGTGTTGAACGAAGTTTTTGCTTCGCAAGCAAACATCGCCCCGGTGATGACCATTGGCGAAATCTCGACGGAGACTCGGTACGGCACATCGCAAAAGTGCCATACAGAGGCTACCGGTACTCCAATCTTGCGTATCCCGAACGTTGCTCAAGGGGCCGTTAACTTCGATGACCTGAAGTACTGCAATCTGACCAAGGCGGACGAAGACCGAGTTCGCCTTTCAAGTGGCGACTTGCTGTTTGTCCGAACCAATGGCAGCCGAGATTTGGTGGGGCGCTGCGCCGTATTCAACGGTGAGGGACTAGGGCATTCTTTCGGCTTCGCCTCGTACCTCATCCGAGTTCGCGTCGACACAACGAAGGTCCTGCCGCGTTATCTGGCCTACTTTCTCAACAGCACGAACGGTCGCGCAGAGATTGACAGTCGCAGGCGGACATCTGCGGGGCAATTCAACATCAATTCGGAGAATTTGCGTTCGATTCCGTTTCCGGTGCCGGCAATCGCTGAGCAAGCGCGCCTCTTGGAACAGATGGAGCAGCGTGAAGCTCAGGCTGCGCAACTCGTTGCTGAACTGAGCGCCGTGATGTCCGAGAGTGGAGCCATGCGTGAGGCCATCCTCCGCAAGGCCTTCGCGGGGGAGCTGTGA
- a CDS encoding hypothetical protein (K03427: hsdM; type I restriction enzyme M protein [EC:2.1.1.72]), with the protein MTQNTTDHRRQEVQQIVKNACDQLNAEGVDARNYVEQLAWLFFLKAFDEAETRKEQEAAFDDTPYERRLAGEYAWSHWAKDTDHPDEMLEFVDGKLWIKLTSPDRTKGLGNDALAQRFRRIFDNVRNYGRRGVSFAKVVQQVDKLHFSSETDVIVLSEIYEDLLKRVAADSAGYAGEFYTQRHIIRAMVQVVQPKAGERVYDPCFGTAGFLGEAADYLRHHSTLSGKQLDDLQHKAFFGLELKPLTYLLGSMNMILHGIEGANLELANTLEVHSHNVAEKDKYQVILANPPYGGKMAQELQTNFRVRSSATECLFLQHIMANLAKGGRAAVVIPEGVLFRGGPDQKVRKELLEQFKVHTILSLPAGCFLPYTGVKTNVIFFDRAEDGSGTDCIWYYDLTNDGFELKQTRKPIAGNQLPDFLEKWQSRVEGENSWTVPLATIVAKGYDLSAKNPNRVDDYEHRPALELVESIKTKEARITELLDELEFLLEGDD; encoded by the coding sequence ATGACCCAAAACACCACCGATCACCGCCGCCAGGAAGTGCAGCAGATCGTAAAGAACGCCTGCGATCAGCTCAATGCCGAGGGCGTGGATGCCCGCAACTATGTTGAGCAGCTCGCGTGGCTTTTCTTCCTCAAGGCCTTTGACGAAGCTGAAACGCGCAAGGAGCAGGAAGCCGCCTTCGATGACACGCCTTACGAGCGTCGTCTAGCCGGCGAGTATGCCTGGAGCCATTGGGCCAAGGACACCGACCACCCCGACGAGATGCTGGAGTTCGTGGACGGCAAACTGTGGATCAAGCTCACCAGCCCTGACCGGACCAAAGGCCTGGGCAATGATGCGCTGGCCCAGCGCTTCCGCCGAATATTCGACAACGTGCGCAACTACGGCCGCCGGGGTGTGAGCTTTGCCAAGGTGGTGCAGCAGGTCGACAAGCTGCACTTCTCCAGCGAGACCGATGTCATTGTCCTGTCTGAGATTTACGAAGACCTGCTCAAGCGCGTGGCTGCCGACTCGGCCGGTTACGCCGGCGAGTTCTACACTCAGCGCCACATCATCCGCGCCATGGTGCAGGTGGTGCAGCCAAAGGCCGGCGAGCGCGTGTACGACCCCTGCTTCGGCACGGCCGGTTTTTTGGGCGAGGCCGCGGATTACTTGCGCCATCACAGCACCCTCAGCGGTAAACAACTGGACGATTTGCAGCACAAGGCCTTCTTTGGCCTGGAGCTCAAGCCCTTGACCTATCTGTTGGGCTCGATGAACATGATCCTGCACGGCATCGAGGGTGCCAACCTGGAGCTGGCCAACACGCTGGAAGTTCACAGCCATAACGTCGCCGAGAAAGACAAATACCAGGTTATCCTCGCCAACCCACCTTACGGCGGCAAAATGGCGCAGGAGCTGCAAACCAACTTCCGCGTGCGCAGCAGCGCTACCGAGTGCCTGTTCTTGCAGCACATCATGGCCAACCTGGCCAAGGGCGGCCGCGCCGCAGTCGTCATCCCCGAAGGCGTGCTATTCCGGGGGGGGCCGGATCAAAAGGTGCGCAAGGAACTGTTAGAGCAGTTCAAGGTGCACACCATACTGTCGCTGCCGGCGGGTTGCTTCCTGCCCTACACCGGTGTCAAAACAAACGTGATTTTCTTCGACCGCGCCGAAGACGGCTCGGGCACGGACTGCATCTGGTATTACGACCTGACCAACGACGGCTTCGAGCTGAAGCAGACGCGCAAGCCCATTGCAGGCAACCAACTCCCCGACTTTCTGGAGAAGTGGCAAAGCCGTGTGGAAGGTGAGAACTCCTGGACTGTGCCGCTGGCCACCATTGTGGCTAAGGGCTATGACCTTTCGGCCAAAAACCCAAACCGGGTGGATGACTACGAACACCGGCCAGCCTTGGAACTGGTGGAGTCGATCAAGACCAAAGAGGCCCGGATTACAGAGCTTCTGGACGAGCTCGAATTCCTGCTCGAAGGGGACGATTAA